In Bradyrhizobium paxllaeri, the genomic stretch CGACGTCGTGATAGCTGATCCGGACCCGCGCATGACGGCTCACCTCGTCGTTGACACCGGGCATCGAGACGCTGCCTTCCCGATGCATGATCGTCTCTGATGATGCCCAGATGATCTCCGGATTGACATAGGTCCGCGCGCCTTCGACCGGGTCGAGTTCGAGCACCACGACCCGCAACAAGATGCCGATATGCGGTGCGGTGATCCCGATCCCCGGCGCGGCATGCATGGTGTCGAGCAGGTCGATGGCGAGCTCGCGCAGCGCGCCGTCAAACGCGGTCACGGACTCGGCCGGGAGCGCAAGCCGGGAGTCGGGATAGCGAACAATGGGGCGGATGGCCATGATCCGGCAGGCATAATACCGTTAGCCGTTTGCGCCAAGGCCGGCGAGCGCGCGCTTATTGCCGGGAGGGCAAGGTCGCGCCGCCTCCTGCTCGCAAAAAAGTGAGGCGGTGTGCCCGGCGACCTGTAGCTTTCGGCCCATCCCATTCGTCTTCCACCCAGAGAAACCCAAAGGTGGAGATACGGAATGGAAAACGCGCGTTATCGCTGGGTCATCGTCGCAGCCGGAGGCTTGCTCGGCTGTGTCGCAATCGGCGGCA encodes the following:
- a CDS encoding peptide deformylase; its protein translation is MAIRPIVRYPDSRLALPAESVTAFDGALRELAIDLLDTMHAAPGIGITAPHIGILLRVVVLELDPVEGARTYVNPEIIWASSETIMHREGSVSMPGVNDEVSRHARVRISYHDVDGNPQTEESEGLRAVCHQHEIDQLDGVFWIRRLSRMKRERLIKRFDKMSRNA